The following are from one region of the Actinoplanes sp. L3-i22 genome:
- a CDS encoding sugar ABC transporter substrate-binding protein has protein sequence MKHLVVRCAAAALLLAAISACNRDNTATDTGKPVIGVDYPRSDTDFWNSFIKYTPQFGDQLGLTLKTTNSQNDVAKLTANVQTFMSQGVQGVVMAPQDTAAIAPALDQLAAKKIPVVTVDTRPDSGSVAMVVRADNRAYGTKACQFLGTELAGAGKVVMLQGGLDSINGRDRTEAFNECMTATFPRIKVFGEATNWDGAIAAQKLQTDLTANPDIRGVYMQSSFALSGTLQVLKQKGLLVGPDDPKHVFVVSNDGIPEELKDIAAGQIDATVSQPADLYAKYALSYVKDAIAGKSFQPGPTDHHSTIIQVRDGLLEDQLSAPLVTRDGATYGDVPSLKSSDTSLWGNAG, from the coding sequence ATGAAGCACCTGGTCGTCCGCTGCGCCGCCGCCGCGCTCCTGCTCGCCGCGATCAGCGCCTGCAACCGCGACAACACCGCCACCGACACCGGCAAACCCGTGATCGGCGTCGACTATCCACGCTCGGACACCGACTTCTGGAACTCCTTCATCAAGTACACGCCGCAGTTCGGCGACCAGCTCGGGCTCACGCTCAAGACCACCAACTCGCAGAACGACGTGGCCAAGCTGACCGCCAACGTGCAGACCTTCATGAGCCAGGGCGTCCAGGGCGTGGTGATGGCCCCGCAGGACACCGCCGCGATCGCACCGGCGCTCGACCAGCTGGCCGCCAAGAAGATCCCGGTGGTCACCGTGGACACCCGGCCCGACTCGGGCAGCGTCGCCATGGTGGTCCGGGCCGACAACCGGGCGTACGGCACGAAGGCCTGCCAGTTCCTGGGCACCGAGCTCGCCGGCGCGGGCAAGGTCGTGATGCTGCAGGGCGGCCTCGACTCGATCAACGGCCGGGACCGCACCGAGGCGTTCAACGAGTGCATGACGGCCACGTTCCCGCGGATCAAGGTGTTCGGGGAGGCCACCAACTGGGACGGTGCGATCGCCGCGCAGAAACTGCAGACCGACCTGACCGCCAACCCCGACATCCGCGGGGTCTACATGCAGTCCAGCTTCGCGCTCTCCGGCACCCTGCAGGTGCTCAAGCAGAAGGGCCTGCTGGTCGGCCCGGACGACCCGAAACACGTCTTCGTGGTCTCCAACGACGGCATCCCGGAAGAGCTCAAGGACATCGCGGCCGGGCAGATCGACGCCACCGTCTCGCAGCCGGCCGACCTCTACGCCAAGTACGCGCTCTCGTACGTCAAGGACGCGATCGCCGGCAAGAGCTTCCAACCCGGGCCGACCGACCACCACAGCACGATCATCCAGGTCCGCGACGGGCTGCTGGAGGACCAGCTCTCCGCGCCGCTGGTGACCCGCGACGGCGCGACCTACGGCGACGTGCCCAGCCTCAAGAGCAGCGACACCTCACTGTGGGGCAACGCCGGCTGA
- a CDS encoding sugar ABC transporter ATP-binding protein — MTTATNDRDRLVVEATGITKRFGPTVALDRAGLRVAAGQTHALVGRNGAGKSTLVSILTGLLAPDQGTVSFSGRRAPRLADRDAWRRQVACVYQQSTIIPALTVAENLFLNRHDRGRAGLIDWSALRRRAADLLATWSVEVDPRTLAGELTVEQRQFVEIARALSFGARFIILDEPTARLDAAAIHRLFDRIRDLQRQDVTFLFISHHLQEIYQICDTVTVFRDARHVVTAPVAALPRAELVAAMTGDTAAARRRESGRVVHAGAVSALSVRDLSDGDGAYRQVSFTIAPGEIVGLAGAAGSGRTEVAETIAGLRAPAGGRIEIAGRRPRPGSVPAALAAGAGFVPQDRHRQGLVPDMSIADNGTLTVPARLGPHGLISARRRDAIADDLIEQLAIKTPSPYLAVSGLSGGNQQKVVLARALADTPRLLVLINPTSGVDVRSKEFLLDKVEQTARSGAGVLIASDELDDLRGCDRVLVMFRARTTTELARGWHDHELVAAMEGVDLDA, encoded by the coding sequence ATGACCACCGCAACCAACGACCGGGACCGGCTCGTCGTCGAGGCGACGGGCATCACCAAACGGTTCGGCCCGACCGTCGCGCTCGACCGGGCCGGCCTGCGGGTCGCCGCCGGGCAGACGCACGCGCTGGTCGGCCGCAACGGCGCCGGCAAGTCGACGCTGGTCTCGATCCTGACCGGTCTGCTGGCACCCGACCAGGGCACGGTGAGCTTCAGCGGGCGGCGCGCGCCGCGACTCGCCGACCGCGACGCGTGGCGCCGGCAGGTCGCGTGCGTCTACCAGCAGTCGACGATCATCCCGGCGCTGACGGTCGCCGAGAATCTGTTCCTCAACCGGCACGACCGTGGCCGGGCCGGCCTGATCGACTGGTCCGCGCTGCGCCGGCGCGCCGCCGACCTGCTGGCGACCTGGTCGGTGGAGGTCGATCCGCGGACCCTGGCCGGCGAGCTCACCGTGGAGCAGCGGCAGTTCGTGGAGATCGCCCGCGCGCTGTCGTTCGGCGCGCGGTTCATCATCCTCGACGAGCCCACCGCCCGGCTCGACGCGGCGGCGATCCACCGGCTGTTCGACCGGATCCGGGACCTGCAACGCCAGGATGTGACGTTCCTGTTCATCAGCCACCACCTGCAGGAGATCTACCAGATCTGCGACACCGTGACGGTCTTCCGCGACGCCCGGCACGTGGTGACCGCCCCGGTGGCCGCGCTGCCCCGGGCCGAGCTGGTCGCCGCGATGACCGGGGACACGGCCGCCGCCCGGCGCCGCGAATCCGGGCGGGTGGTGCACGCCGGCGCGGTGAGCGCGCTGAGCGTGCGCGACCTGAGCGACGGCGACGGCGCCTACCGGCAGGTGAGCTTCACGATCGCCCCGGGGGAGATCGTCGGGCTCGCCGGGGCCGCCGGCAGCGGCCGTACCGAGGTGGCCGAGACCATCGCCGGGCTGCGCGCGCCCGCCGGCGGCCGGATCGAGATCGCCGGCCGCCGGCCGCGGCCCGGCAGCGTGCCCGCCGCCCTGGCGGCCGGCGCCGGCTTCGTTCCCCAGGACCGGCACCGGCAGGGCCTGGTCCCGGACATGTCGATCGCCGACAACGGCACCCTGACGGTGCCGGCGCGGCTCGGCCCGCACGGCCTGATCAGCGCCCGTCGCCGGGACGCGATCGCGGACGACCTGATCGAGCAACTGGCGATCAAGACGCCCAGCCCGTACCTGGCCGTCTCCGGGCTCTCCGGCGGCAACCAGCAGAAGGTGGTGCTGGCCCGGGCGCTGGCCGACACCCCGCGGCTGCTGGTGCTGATCAACCCCACGTCCGGTGTCGACGTGCGGTCCAAGGAGTTCCTGCTGGACAAGGTCGAGCAGACCGCCCGATCCGGCGCCGGCGTGCTGATCGCCTCCGACGAGCTCGACGACCTGCGCGGATGTGACCGGGTGCTGGTGATGTTCCGGGCCCGCACCACCACCGAACTCGCCCGCGGCTGGCACGACCACGAACTGGTGGCCGCGATGGAAGGGGTGGACCTCGATGCCTGA
- a CDS encoding ABC transporter permease: MPETALTDSRPAPARPRPGLLGGRIPLARLRDLALVPAIVIIAIVGQIVSPVFLQPDNLLNVLQTMSEIALLVLAEAMILIVRKMDLSLESTMGLAPGVAAWLVVPVGTGHGLGLLPGGWAIPITLAVGALIGVVNAVLIIRFGLNGFIVTLGMLIVLRGTLTGISGGQTFFRLPPSMLYLGTAQWLGVPASIWLCLTLFAVAVLVLGWTSFGRSLYAIGGNLDAARAAGIRTGRVLWTVIVTGSVLAALAGLLLSGRLASVASAQGNGYIFTVFAAAVIGGISLDGGKGTMVGAFTGILLLFMIQNVLTLAGIPAQWIGALNGLIILGALIVSRITGGKAQD; encoded by the coding sequence ATGCCTGAGACCGCGCTCACCGACAGCCGGCCGGCTCCGGCGCGGCCGCGGCCGGGGCTGCTCGGCGGGCGGATACCGCTGGCCCGGCTGCGCGACCTGGCCCTGGTCCCGGCGATCGTGATCATCGCGATCGTCGGGCAGATCGTCAGCCCGGTCTTCCTGCAGCCGGACAACCTGCTCAACGTGCTGCAGACGATGTCCGAGATCGCGCTGCTGGTGCTGGCCGAGGCGATGATCCTGATCGTGCGGAAGATGGACCTGTCGCTGGAATCGACCATGGGCCTGGCCCCGGGCGTGGCGGCGTGGCTGGTCGTCCCGGTCGGCACCGGTCACGGGCTGGGCCTGCTGCCCGGCGGGTGGGCGATCCCGATCACCCTGGCCGTGGGCGCGCTCATCGGGGTGGTCAACGCGGTGCTGATCATCCGGTTCGGGCTCAACGGCTTCATCGTCACCCTCGGGATGCTCATCGTGTTGCGCGGCACGCTGACCGGCATCTCCGGCGGCCAGACGTTCTTCCGCCTGCCGCCCTCGATGCTCTACCTGGGCACTGCCCAGTGGCTGGGCGTGCCCGCGTCCATCTGGCTGTGCCTGACCCTGTTCGCGGTGGCCGTGCTCGTGCTGGGCTGGACCAGTTTCGGACGCTCGCTCTACGCGATCGGGGGCAACCTCGACGCGGCCCGGGCCGCGGGCATCCGCACCGGGCGCGTGCTGTGGACCGTGATCGTCACCGGTAGCGTGCTGGCCGCGCTGGCCGGGCTGCTGCTGTCCGGGCGGCTCGCCTCGGTCGCCTCGGCACAGGGCAACGGCTACATCTTCACCGTCTTCGCGGCGGCCGTCATCGGCGGCATCAGCCTCGACGGCGGCAAGGGCACCATGGTCGGCGCGTTCACCGGGATCCTGCTGCTGTTCATGATCCAGAACGTGCTCACCCTGGCCGGCATCCCCGCGCAGTGGATCGGGGCGCTCAACGGGCTGATCATTCTCGGCGCGCTGATCGTCTCGCGGATCACCGGTGGCAAGGCCCAGGACTGA
- a CDS encoding enolase C-terminal domain-like protein: MAGSARITALDVLDVRFPTSDQLDGSDAMNPEPDYSAAYVRLRTDAGDDADGHALTFTTGRGNDVQANAIAALAPYVVGRPVAQVCDDLGGFARALIHDPQLRWLGPEKGVIHMATGAVVNAAWDLAAKRAGKPVWRHLADMSPAELVAQIDFRWLSDALTPGEALDLLRRARAGRDERIATLLEHGYPAYTSTPGWLGYSDEKLARLARQAVADGFAQIKLKVGASVEDDVRRMRAARAAVGDDVRIAVDANQRWDVQPAIDWMRRLAPYDPYWIEEPTSPDDVLGHAAVRRALHPIKVATGEHGANRVVFKQLLQAGAVDIVQIDASRVGGINENLAILLLAAKFGVPVCPHAGGVGLCEMVQHLAMFDFVAVSATMRDRVIEYVDHLHEHFLHPARVLAGRYVAPAAPGLHAQMHPASLARYAYPAGPVWAGRA, encoded by the coding sequence ATGGCCGGTTCGGCGCGCATCACCGCCCTGGACGTCCTCGACGTGCGCTTCCCGACCTCCGATCAGCTGGACGGATCGGACGCGATGAATCCGGAACCGGACTATTCGGCCGCCTACGTCCGGCTGCGCACCGACGCCGGCGACGACGCGGACGGGCACGCGCTGACCTTCACCACCGGGCGGGGCAACGACGTGCAGGCCAACGCGATCGCCGCGCTGGCCCCGTACGTGGTCGGGCGCCCGGTCGCCCAGGTGTGCGACGACCTCGGCGGCTTCGCCCGCGCACTGATCCACGATCCGCAACTGCGCTGGCTCGGCCCGGAGAAGGGCGTCATCCACATGGCCACCGGCGCGGTCGTCAACGCCGCCTGGGACCTGGCCGCCAAGCGGGCCGGCAAGCCGGTCTGGCGCCACCTCGCCGACATGTCACCGGCCGAGCTCGTCGCCCAGATCGACTTCCGCTGGCTCTCCGACGCGCTGACCCCCGGCGAGGCGCTCGACCTGCTGCGCCGGGCCCGAGCGGGCCGCGACGAGCGGATCGCGACGCTGCTCGAACACGGCTACCCCGCGTACACCAGCACGCCCGGCTGGCTGGGCTACTCCGACGAGAAACTCGCCCGGCTCGCGCGGCAGGCCGTCGCCGACGGCTTCGCCCAGATCAAGCTGAAGGTCGGCGCCTCGGTCGAGGACGACGTGCGGCGCATGCGCGCGGCCCGGGCGGCGGTCGGCGACGACGTGCGCATCGCCGTCGACGCCAACCAGCGCTGGGACGTGCAGCCGGCCATCGACTGGATGCGGCGGCTCGCGCCGTACGACCCGTACTGGATCGAGGAGCCCACCTCGCCCGACGACGTGCTCGGGCACGCCGCCGTGCGCCGGGCGCTGCACCCGATCAAGGTCGCCACCGGCGAGCACGGGGCCAACCGGGTGGTCTTCAAGCAGCTGTTGCAGGCCGGCGCGGTCGACATCGTCCAGATCGACGCGTCCCGGGTCGGCGGGATCAACGAGAACCTCGCGATCCTGCTGCTCGCCGCGAAGTTCGGGGTGCCGGTCTGCCCGCACGCCGGCGGCGTCGGACTGTGCGAGATGGTCCAGCACCTGGCGATGTTCGACTTCGTCGCGGTCTCCGCGACCATGCGCGACCGGGTCATCGAGTACGTCGACCACCTGCACGAGCACTTCCTGCACCCGGCGCGCGTGCTGGCCGGGCGCTATGTCGCGCCGGCCGCACCCGGACTGCACGCGCAGATGCACCCGGCCTCCCTGGCGCGCTACGCCTATCCCGCCGGACCCGTGTGGGCCGGTCGTGCCTGA
- a CDS encoding FadR/GntR family transcriptional regulator, whose product MSLTDKAIARIRERIQSGELAPGSKLPAEPELAVQLGLSRNLMREAVKALQVAHVLEVRRGDGTYVTSLQPDMLLGGLGGAVELLQGDAGTLLDLMEVRRLFEPAASALAATRIAEPGLAEVKRHLDAMRRAGDDVELLNLHDAAFHRAVIAATGNDTLVSLLEGISGKTLRARIWRGLVDGDAAGRTVAEHEAIYQALVTRDGPLAQAAALLHVSNTESWLREHLRQ is encoded by the coding sequence GTGTCGCTTACCGACAAGGCCATCGCCCGCATCCGCGAGCGGATCCAGTCCGGTGAGCTGGCCCCCGGATCGAAACTGCCGGCCGAGCCGGAACTGGCCGTCCAGTTGGGGTTGTCGCGCAACCTCATGCGCGAGGCGGTCAAGGCCCTGCAGGTGGCCCACGTACTGGAGGTACGCCGCGGCGACGGCACCTACGTCACCAGCCTGCAGCCGGACATGCTGCTGGGCGGCCTCGGCGGAGCGGTCGAGCTGCTGCAGGGCGACGCCGGCACGCTGCTGGACCTGATGGAGGTGCGGCGGCTGTTCGAGCCGGCGGCCTCCGCGCTGGCCGCCACCCGGATCGCCGAGCCGGGACTGGCCGAGGTGAAACGGCACCTCGACGCGATGCGCCGCGCCGGCGACGACGTCGAACTGCTCAACCTGCACGACGCCGCATTCCACCGCGCGGTCATCGCGGCCACCGGCAACGACACCCTGGTCAGCCTGCTGGAGGGCATCTCCGGCAAGACCCTGCGCGCGCGCATCTGGCGCGGACTGGTCGACGGCGACGCCGCCGGCCGCACGGTGGCCGAACACGAGGCGATCTACCAGGCGCTGGTCACGCGGGACGGTCCGCTCGCGCAGGCGGCGGCCCTGCTGCACGTCAGCAACACCGAGAGCTGGCTGCGCGAACACCTGCGCCAGTGA
- a CDS encoding TetR/AcrR family transcriptional regulator, with the protein MRRPFHHGNLRAVLLEQAEAMLRESGVDGLSLRELARQAGVSHGAPRSHFIDRQALLDALAEQGFDRMAEQVGAALRTPGPIRERIRLVGRAYVGFAVDNAALMELMFAAKSNDPAGPVNDAAVRLFTLLDGTLADSAGGRADDGARERFKLLFAASMQGTAALITSRRITPAHGETLVDDATDALLTSQLGAQVLPRR; encoded by the coding sequence ATGAGGCGGCCCTTCCACCACGGCAACCTGCGGGCGGTCCTGCTCGAACAGGCCGAGGCGATGCTGCGCGAGAGCGGCGTCGACGGGCTGTCGCTGCGCGAGCTCGCCCGGCAGGCCGGGGTCAGCCACGGCGCGCCGCGCAGCCACTTCATCGATCGGCAGGCGCTGCTCGACGCCCTCGCCGAGCAGGGCTTCGACCGGATGGCCGAGCAGGTGGGGGCCGCGCTGCGCACCCCGGGCCCGATCCGGGAGCGGATCCGCCTGGTGGGGCGGGCCTACGTCGGCTTCGCCGTCGACAACGCGGCGCTGATGGAGCTGATGTTCGCGGCCAAGTCGAACGACCCGGCCGGGCCGGTCAACGACGCCGCGGTCCGGCTGTTCACGCTGCTCGACGGCACGCTGGCCGATTCCGCCGGCGGCCGGGCCGACGATGGCGCCCGGGAGCGGTTCAAGCTGCTGTTCGCCGCGTCGATGCAGGGCACGGCCGCCCTGATCACGTCGCGGCGGATCACGCCGGCGCACGGCGAGACGCTGGTCGACGACGCGACCGATGCGCTGCTGACCTCGCAGCTCGGCGCGCAGGTGCTGCCTCGCCGCTGA
- a CDS encoding oxidoreductase, with product MTSKPFPLPDLTGRTVVVTGATSGIGLSTARAFGAAHARVVLAVRDPAKGAAAAASIPGGAIVRALDLADLSSVRRFADDWQGPIDVLVNNAGVSSPTRQRTTDGFELQLGTNHLGPFALTNLLLPHVTGRVVALSSQAERAARINLDDLFQERTPYRESRVYAASKLANLLFITELQRRLAAAGSAVLAAAAHPGLVATDMTRGSGGTLSRLAVRYLAQSPEQGALPVLFAATADIPPGAFTGPEHALHMRGGAELIGRSKRSRDPELARRLWIASEKLTGVTFGLHADMEK from the coding sequence ATGACCTCGAAGCCTTTCCCACTTCCGGACCTGACCGGGCGAACCGTCGTCGTGACCGGGGCGACCAGCGGCATCGGCCTGTCCACCGCACGAGCCTTCGGCGCCGCGCACGCCCGGGTCGTGCTGGCCGTGCGTGACCCGGCCAAGGGGGCCGCCGCCGCGGCCTCGATCCCCGGCGGGGCGATCGTGCGAGCGCTCGACCTGGCCGACCTGAGTTCCGTGCGCCGGTTCGCCGACGACTGGCAGGGCCCGATCGACGTGCTGGTCAACAACGCCGGCGTCTCCTCGCCGACCCGGCAGCGCACCACCGACGGCTTCGAGCTGCAGTTGGGCACCAACCACCTCGGCCCGTTCGCGTTGACCAACCTGCTGCTGCCGCACGTCACCGGGCGCGTCGTCGCGCTGTCCTCGCAGGCCGAGCGGGCCGCCCGGATCAACCTCGACGACCTGTTCCAGGAGCGCACGCCGTACCGGGAATCCCGGGTCTACGCCGCGTCCAAGCTGGCCAACCTGCTGTTCATCACCGAGCTGCAGCGCCGGCTGGCCGCCGCCGGCTCCGCGGTGCTGGCCGCCGCCGCGCATCCGGGCCTGGTCGCCACCGACATGACCCGCGGCAGTGGCGGCACGCTGAGCCGGCTCGCCGTGCGCTACCTGGCCCAGAGTCCGGAGCAGGGCGCGCTGCCGGTGCTGTTCGCCGCCACCGCCGACATTCCGCCGGGCGCCTTCACCGGCCCCGAGCACGCGTTGCACATGCGCGGCGGGGCCGAACTGATCGGCCGCTCCAAACGTTCCCGCGACCCCGAACTGGCGCGCCGGCTGTGGATCGCGTCCGAGAAATTGACCGGAGTCACCTTCGGCCTGCACGCCGACATGGAGAAATGA
- a CDS encoding NAD(P)-dependent oxidoreductase, with translation MRQKTFLVFGATGQTGQHFVALALKAGHKVRALARNPEKLTSTGADLRVHPGSIHTAADWAGLVPGADYVVAMLGDRKTQEKHNINTAFVRSLIPAMRAHGVKRLLYQAGGLTRVPGRRLSPVVWTIRKSVARGYEGQHRDNEAVLRYLMQDAGDIEWMVHRAGIGSNGPSRGVLQRSASKISIATFQDCAAYNYRTVLDPAAVHTYDMSKYQK, from the coding sequence ATGCGGCAGAAGACGTTCCTGGTATTCGGCGCCACCGGCCAGACGGGTCAGCACTTCGTCGCCCTCGCCCTGAAAGCGGGACACAAAGTCAGAGCCCTGGCCCGCAATCCCGAGAAGCTCACCTCGACCGGCGCCGATCTGCGGGTGCACCCGGGATCCATCCACACCGCCGCCGACTGGGCGGGCCTGGTACCCGGCGCCGACTACGTGGTCGCCATGCTCGGCGACCGGAAAACCCAGGAAAAGCACAACATCAACACCGCTTTTGTACGGTCGTTGATCCCGGCCATGCGTGCACACGGCGTCAAACGATTGCTCTACCAGGCGGGCGGCTTGACCCGAGTCCCGGGCCGGCGCCTCTCGCCGGTTGTCTGGACGATCCGCAAGAGCGTGGCCCGCGGCTACGAGGGCCAGCACCGCGACAACGAAGCGGTCCTGCGGTACCTGATGCAGGACGCCGGCGACATCGAATGGATGGTGCACCGGGCCGGCATCGGCTCGAACGGCCCGTCCCGCGGAGTCCTGCAGCGCTCCGCGAGCAAGATCAGCATCGCGACCTTCCAGGATTGCGCCGCGTACAACTACCGCACGGTCCTGGACCCCGCCGCCGTCCACACCTACGACATGAGCAAATACCAGAAGTGA
- a CDS encoding PAS domain-containing protein, with protein sequence MLGIGSTTAIVYGVRRHRPARSGPWLLLAGAIAASTAGDVLTALNRPGLADVCFYVMIVLVAGCLLQLTRVGAILVDRARLIDLLALACSTLLAVWVFVIGDAGQIGEVSGAYVIGALLLLAVVVRLLVAVGRNLSAVLLVIGAVGVLVSDIAQPLWPGRLSESGFVVLYLAWGAAALHPSMLRLTDPVTPRPSPWRVRWAALLGISVATPPVVLMIEAVNGTVGDGVVIAVAGAITLLLTITRLADSVTLNGQALTRERGLRQASAALVAAADTAAVDRAVRAAIAELMPPAAIRSTDFAVEDRQLTPEAVPGAGPPRRSWWAGSVQGDYATLVCPLWLEPLDVARPSGGALTLVGRRDTLSATRDTLEVLAGQAALALDRICLVEAVGRRDSDLYLRAVIRNSADIMVVIDPDRRVRYASPSLRELLGVDDLPPLATLDDLVDPDDRGQLRQAFDSAGDGVVFCSLRRADDSQVMVEATYRDLREDRLVQGFVVTMRRFPQGHEPNEQLRHGDNLDDLPARLNRRSSRDKFRY encoded by the coding sequence GTGCTGGGAATCGGTAGCACGACCGCCATCGTTTACGGGGTCCGTCGCCACCGGCCGGCCCGGAGCGGACCCTGGCTGCTGCTGGCCGGCGCCATCGCGGCGAGCACCGCCGGCGACGTGCTGACCGCGCTCAACCGGCCCGGCCTGGCCGATGTCTGCTTCTACGTCATGATCGTGCTGGTCGCCGGCTGTCTGCTGCAGCTGACCCGGGTCGGCGCGATCCTGGTCGACCGGGCCCGGCTGATCGACCTGCTCGCGCTGGCGTGCTCGACGCTGCTGGCGGTCTGGGTGTTCGTCATCGGCGACGCGGGCCAGATCGGCGAAGTCTCCGGGGCGTACGTCATCGGCGCCCTGCTGCTGCTCGCGGTCGTCGTCCGGCTGCTGGTCGCCGTGGGCCGCAACCTCTCGGCCGTGCTGCTGGTCATCGGCGCGGTGGGGGTGCTGGTCAGCGACATCGCGCAGCCGCTGTGGCCGGGCCGGCTCAGCGAGTCCGGGTTCGTGGTGCTCTACCTGGCCTGGGGCGCCGCCGCGCTGCACCCGTCGATGCTGCGGCTCACCGACCCGGTGACGCCGCGGCCGAGCCCGTGGCGGGTGCGCTGGGCGGCGCTGCTGGGCATCTCGGTCGCCACCCCGCCGGTCGTGCTGATGATCGAGGCGGTCAACGGGACGGTCGGCGACGGCGTGGTGATCGCCGTGGCCGGTGCGATCACGCTGCTGCTGACCATCACGCGGCTGGCCGACTCGGTGACCCTCAACGGCCAGGCCCTGACCCGTGAGCGCGGCCTGCGCCAGGCCAGCGCCGCGCTGGTCGCCGCCGCCGACACCGCGGCCGTGGACCGGGCCGTGCGCGCCGCGATCGCCGAGCTGATGCCACCGGCCGCGATCCGCAGCACCGACTTCGCCGTCGAGGACCGCCAGCTCACGCCGGAAGCGGTGCCCGGCGCCGGCCCACCACGCCGCAGCTGGTGGGCCGGGAGCGTGCAGGGCGACTACGCCACGCTGGTCTGTCCGCTCTGGCTGGAGCCGCTCGACGTCGCCCGGCCCAGCGGCGGCGCCCTGACCCTGGTCGGCCGCCGCGACACCCTGAGCGCCACCCGCGACACCCTGGAGGTGTTGGCCGGTCAGGCGGCGCTCGCGCTCGATCGCATCTGCCTCGTGGAGGCGGTCGGGCGCCGCGACAGCGACCTCTATCTGCGCGCGGTGATCCGCAACAGCGCGGACATCATGGTGGTGATCGACCCGGACCGGCGCGTCCGCTACGCCAGTCCGTCGCTGCGCGAGCTGCTCGGCGTCGATGACCTGCCACCACTGGCCACCCTCGACGACCTGGTCGATCCCGACGATCGCGGTCAGCTGCGCCAGGCCTTCGACAGCGCGGGCGACGGCGTGGTGTTCTGCTCGCTGCGGCGCGCCGACGACAGCCAGGTGATGGTCGAAGCCACCTACCGCGACCTGCGCGAGGACCGTCTGGTCCAAGGCTTCGTCGTAACCATGCGGCGTTTCCCCCAGGGCCATGAGCCGAACGAGCAGCTGCGCCATGGCGACAACCTGGACGACCTACCGGCTCGGTTGAACCGGCGCAGCTCCCGAGACAAGTTCCGCTACTGA
- a CDS encoding SDR family NAD(P)-dependent oxidoreductase: protein MEGLKDKVVVFAGAGGIATATAALLGAGGAKIVVSDIVEASAAFTAQAARDAGGQAIATVADISDEDQVVAQIELAIKEYGRIDGLFNVAANISPEQVARDTDVTTIDLQAWQRTIDVNLTGYLFTLKHALPHMIAGGGGSVVNTISNAVYAGMPDKVAYQVTKAGVSALTRHVARRYGKDRIRANSLSPGLVLTEQTKLNLPEAYRELILQQTPSWRNGEPADLGATAAFLLSDLSAWTTGQVFNVDGGTTMRA from the coding sequence ATGGAAGGTCTGAAAGACAAGGTCGTCGTCTTCGCCGGCGCCGGGGGCATCGCTACCGCGACCGCCGCCCTGCTCGGCGCGGGCGGCGCGAAGATCGTGGTGAGCGACATCGTCGAGGCGTCGGCCGCCTTCACCGCGCAGGCGGCCCGCGACGCCGGCGGCCAGGCGATCGCCACGGTTGCCGACATCTCGGACGAGGATCAGGTCGTCGCGCAGATCGAGCTGGCGATCAAGGAGTACGGCCGGATCGACGGCCTGTTCAACGTGGCCGCCAACATCAGCCCCGAGCAGGTCGCCCGGGACACCGACGTGACCACGATCGACCTGCAGGCGTGGCAGCGCACCATCGACGTCAACCTCACCGGCTACCTGTTCACCCTCAAGCACGCGCTGCCGCACATGATCGCCGGCGGGGGCGGCTCGGTGGTCAACACCATCTCCAACGCCGTCTACGCCGGGATGCCCGACAAGGTGGCCTACCAGGTCACCAAGGCGGGCGTGAGCGCGCTCACCCGGCACGTCGCGCGCCGCTACGGCAAGGACCGGATCCGAGCCAACAGCCTCTCCCCCGGCCTGGTGCTCACCGAGCAGACCAAGCTCAACCTGCCCGAGGCGTACCGGGAACTGATCTTGCAGCAGACCCCGTCCTGGCGAAACGGCGAACCGGCCGACCTGGGCGCCACCGCGGCGTTCCTGCTCTCCGATTTGTCCGCCTGGACCACCGGCCAGGTCTTCAACGTCGACGGCGGCACCACCATGCGCGCCTGA